The sequence ATTGTGTGTTAGcttcaagtcatttgaacaTATTAGAAAACAAATAGACTAACACACGGtttgtcttcattccttcaatcaaaatcattacaatacgAACACAATTGAAGGCATTTACAATAGTAAAGTCGATCAAAATCAGCCAACATtgtttaaaagaaacaaattatgggtggtttaatgattcaataggaaaaaatgacgtagttgagaTACCGGAAGGAAAAACTCGCCCAACAAATTCAGGAATCTGTTTATGAATTCGGCCTACATATACATTCAGTGAAACAAATACCGcatgaaaataatacaaaaGGAAATACTAACAATTTGTGAGGAACAAAAGCCACAGGACAACCAACATAATTTTAGACTCAAACTCATTTACAAAGTAGAATTGTGATAATAGATGGATACTGCTTTGTGTAAAATCCTGCATACACCACTAAGCACATTTAAAGCCTTTTGGCACTTTCTTTCCACAAGAATTCAGAACCACACTGATGGCAATAGGAACTTTAAGCTTAAGTACACCCAAAACATTGGCCTTTATGGCAGTGCATAAGCATAAAGCAGCTTCAACATCTGCTATTCCTTCTAATAGAGCACAACATTTGCTACTTGGTTTTGCTCCAATGACTTCATGAACCAACCCAAGCCAATCTCCACAAATACCAAACTTTAGGGTATCTTTGGGGCATTTGGATGGTGCTTTTGTTGGTGTTGGAGGGCATGGTATATTATGAGATGAAACACAAGTGAAAAACACTAcattcaacaaaataaaaaaagaaattacctTAGCATCAAACATTTTTAAGTAACTAGCTAATTACTAAACTTGTAcaaatattttgatgaatttgtGTACCAAATTTAGGTTCATTTTGGGAATTTATAGGGTTCAATTTGTAGGATATATAGGTATCCTAATTAGTGGTCAGTTATGGTTCTGGGGATAGTGTGGGGGTAGCTTAGATATTTGTATGAAATGAAGATAAGGAATGAATTGGAAGTGAATGAAGTTCACAATTATAGCTTCTTATGTCATTTTTGGCCAACTATATAATATAACCATGTGCAATGTAGGGCTACAAGTCCTACAAA comes from Solanum pennellii chromosome 1, SPENNV200 and encodes:
- the LOC107008593 gene encoding putative lipid-binding protein At4g00165; its protein translation is MFDAKVISFFILLNVVFFTCVSSHNIPCPPTPTKAPSKCPKDTLKFGICGDWLGLVHEVIGAKPSSKCCALLEGIADVEAALCLCTAIKANVLGVLKLKVPIAISVVLNSCGKKVPKGFKCA